Proteins encoded by one window of Engraulis encrasicolus isolate BLACKSEA-1 chromosome 21, IST_EnEncr_1.0, whole genome shotgun sequence:
- the tnk1 gene encoding non-receptor tyrosine-protein kinase TNK1 encodes MVMDQGTQWLYQLLAEVQLERFYIRIRDGLNVTRVEHLNYVKESDLEQIGISKPGQRRLWDAVKRYKTGRPRSWMAKVFSGRGSEASDPWSGGGGGGSGQGQEAPRALTCLIQDSELLLGERLGSGSFGVVKRGEWHTPTGRVLPVAVKSLRSALSKQADTLTDFLQEVTVMQSLDHPNIIRLYGVVLTHPLKMVTELALLGSLYDMLRSRQGEYPLGRLWLFSTQIAAGMEYLESRRFIHRDLAARNVLLASRECVKIGDFGLMRGLTDDSDHYVMTAHKRIPFAWCAPESLRVGSFSHASDVWMFGVTLWEMFTYCEEPWLGLSGRKILFRVEREGDRLERPTDCPQEVFSIMRKCWALGPNDRPTFAELSLMLAEAKPMDVRATRDFNEHRKLSLQTNDMVTVIDHGLELIEWKGQNQRTLAIGWFPAALIAPALPASNPSGSVHASSAPVKISAPLRGSLQHKSHGDVHPDRSWGTPERLDDNTTWRIPLAKEKEGSNLKKMSGMSRSLESVLASPPNREQRAGNPGGRQLDGHRPMNTAFPGGQVHKDPRRFSDANIVPPPRPPPPNMKLLKYPPMMGGRERRPATQVLLPPPPAPPAAPPPAAPGPQQHPQLLQMQPHPHPQPHHSGAPSNLARMAHMARSTPQLDEGCGGDRDRERLREKYPQVQLDKEGLIKQVLDAVHGVTSEEARAALHRHDWNPVKAEQMLKIGQLYSMGLCSREDCNRILSRHKWDLEQSSRYLFRWAQEDRGRDRV; translated from the exons atggtgatggaccaggGCACTCAGTGGTTGTACCAGCTCCTAGCGGAGGTCCAGTTAGAGAGGTTCTATATACGGATCCGGGATGGACTGAATGTGACGCGCGTCGAGCACTTGAATTATGTGAAGGAATCCGATCTTGAACAGATTGGCATCAGCAAACCAG gacAGCGAAGACTTTGGGATGCTGTTAAGCGTTATAAGACTGGGCGACCACGCTCATGGATGGCCAAG GTTTTCAGTGGTCGGGGCTCGGAGGCAAGCGACCCATGGagtggcggtggaggtggtgggtcTGGGCAGGGCCAGGAGGCTCCCCGAGCGCTGACGTGCCTGATCCAGGACAGTGAGCTGCTGCTGGGGGAGAGACTGGGGTCCGGCTCCTTTGGGGTGGTGAAGAGGGGTGAATGGCACACCCCTACAGGAAGAGTT CTCCCGGTGGCAGTGAAGTCATTAAGAAGCGCCCTGTCAAAGCAGGCAGACACACTGACGGACTTCCTGCAGGAGGTTACAGTCATGCAGTCGCTGGACCACCCCAACATCATACGGCTATATGGAGTAGTCCTCACACATCCTCTGAAGATG GTGACAGAGCTGGCTCTGCTGGGCTCCCTGTACGACATGCTGCGCTCGCGACAGGGCGAGTACCCGCTGGGCCGCCTCTGGCTCTTCAGCACCCAGATCGCCGCCGGCATGGAGTACCTGGAGAGCCGGCGCTTCATCCACAGGGACCTGGCCGCCCGCAACGTGCTCCTGGCCTCCAGGGAGTGCGTGAAGATCGGAGACTTTGGCCTGATGAGGGGCCTGACGGACGACAGCGACCACTACGTCATGACCGCACACAAGCGCATCCCTTTCGCCTG GTGTGCACCAGAGAGTCTGCGAGTGGGCTCCTTCTCCCATGCGTCTGACGTGTGGATGTTTGGAGTCACTCTGTGGGAGATGTTCACCTACTGCGAGGAGCCCTGGCTTGGCTTGTCAGGCAGGAAG ATTCTGTTTCGGGTGGAGAGGGAAGGGGATCGGCTGGAGAGGCCCACAGACTGCCCTCAGGAGGTCTTCTCCATCATGCGTAAATGCTGGGCCCTGGGCCCCAACGACAGGCCCACCTTTGCAGAGCTCTCTCTTATGCTAGCAGAG GCAAAGCCCATGGATGTTCGAGCTACAAGGGACTTCAACGAACATAGGAAACTCAGCCTACAGACCAATGACATGGTGACGGTTATAGACCATGG GCTGGAGTTGATTGAGTGGAAAGGCCAGAACCAGAGGACCTTGGCTATCGGCTGGTTCCCTGCTGCCCTGATCGCGCCGGCCCTTCCTGCCTCCAACCCCTCCGGTTCGGTACATGCGTCGTCCGCACCGGTCAAGATCTCTGCCCCACTGAGAGGCAGCCTCCAGCATAAGAGCCATGGAGATGTCCACCCCGACCGCAGCTGGGGGACACCGGAACGCTTGGATGA TAACACTACATGGAGAATTCCATTGGCCAAGGAGAAGGAAGGCTCCAACCTAAAAAAAATGTCAG GAATGTCGCGGAGCTTGGAGTCGGTCCTAGCGAGCCCTCCCAACAGAGAACAGAGAGCGGGCAACCCCGGAGGCCGACAGCTGGACGGCCACAGGCCCATGAACACCGCCTTCCCTGGGGGTCAGGTTCACAAGGACCCCCGTCGCTTCAGTGACGCCAACATCGTGCCCCCGCCTCGCCCTCCTCCCCCCAACATGAAACTGTTAAAGTACCCACCCATGATGGGTGGCCGCGAACGCAGGCCTGCTACCCAGGTGTtactacctcctcctcctgcacctcctgctgctcctcctcctgctgctcctggccCTCAGCAGCATCCTCAGCTGCTCCAGATGcagcctcatcctcatcctcagccGCACCACAGTGGGGCGCCTAGCAACCTGGCACGGATGGCACACATGGCACGCTCCACCCCTCAGCTGGACGAGGGGTGTGGCGgcgacagggacagagagaggctgCGGGAGAAATACCCACAAGTGCAGCTGGACAAGGAGGGATTGATCAAGCAG GTGTTGGATGCGGTACATGGAGTAACCAGTGAGGAAGCGCGAGCTGCTTTGCACAGACACGACTGGAACCCAGTGAAGGCTGAACAAATGCTAAAG ATTGGACAGCTGTATTCGATGGGTTTGTGTTCTAGGGAGGACTGCAACAGAATCCTCTCCAGACACAAGTGGGACCTGGAGCAGTCGAGCCGGTACCTGTTCAGGTGGGCTCAAGAGGACCGAGGAAGAGACCGAGTGTAG
- the LOC134437835 gene encoding phospholipid scramblase 2-like, whose product MSAPGYPSPHQGPYPMAQPGGYSMPPYPMGPPGYGDPSQAPPPGFQMDYQPPPGQPIMYQPGPVSPGPPMPMHEYGGGGGPEPGAPHPGYQPSPPAPAPAPAPAAAVVSVPVGIPPGLEYLAQIDQILIHQKVELLEAFIGFETNNQYEIKNSLGQKIYKAKEKNDCCTRNCCGSLRSFDMKIKDNGDREVIRLIRPYRCVSCWCPCCLQEMEVQAPPGTTIGFITQDWSPCYPKFSIRDADRNTVMKLEGPCFACNCCGDVNFELKGKDGGHNIGRISKQWSGLLKEVFTDTDNFGINFPLDMDVKMKAVLMGACFLIDFMFFEKVGETNQRNTVFS is encoded by the exons ATGTCTGCACCAG gATACCCATCGCCACACCAGGGCCCGTACCCCATGGCTCAGCCCGGTGGCTACTCCATGCCTCCCTACCCGATGGGTCCACCAGGGTACGGCGACCCCAGCCAGGCACCCCCTCCCGGGTTCCAGATGGACTATCAGCCCCCTCCAGGCCAGCCCATCATGTATCAGCCTGGGCCAGTCAGCCCTGGGCCACCCATGCCCATGCATGAGTACGGAGGAGGCGGAGGGCCGGAACCAGGGGCCCCCCATCCTGGCTACCAGCCCTCCCCTCCCGCTcccgctcctgctcctgctccagccgCAGCGGTCGTCTCTGTGCCAGTCGGGATTCCACCAGGCCTGGAGTACCTCGCTCAG ATTGATCAAATATTGATTCATCAGAAAGTTGAACTTCTGGAAG CATTCATCGGCTTTGAAACCAACAACCAGTACGAGATCAAGAACAGCCTGGGCCAGAAGATCTATAAGGCCAAGGAGAAGAACGACTGCTGCACGCGCAACTGCTGCGGCTCCCTGCGCAGCTTCGACATGAAAATCAAGGACAACGGGGACCGAGAGGTCATTCGCCTCATCCGGCCCTACCGCTGCGTTTCCTGTTGGTGCCCCTGCTGTCTCCAGGAA ATGGAGGTCCAAGCACCGCCTGGCACCACCATTGGCTTCATCACGCAGGACTGGTCGCCGTGCTATCCCAAATTCTCAATCCGAGATGCGGACCGCAACACTGTGATGAAGCTGGAGGGGCCCTGCTTCGCCTGCAACTGCTGTGGAGATGTGAACTTTGAG CTGAAGGGGAAGGACGGGGGGCATAACATAGGCCGCATTAGCAAACAGTGGAGTGGCCTGCTCAAGGAGGTGTTTACAGACACGGACAACTTTGGCATCAACTTCCCTCTTGATATGGATGTCAAAATGAAGGCAGTGTTGATGGGAGCATGCTTCCTCATT GATTTCATGTTCTTTGAGAAAGTTGGGGAGACCAATCAACGCAACACAGTTTTCTCATAG